One genomic window of bacterium includes the following:
- a CDS encoding tyrosine-type recombinase/integrase, which translates to MVLLRDAEKLEARSQRAILDQTDVRMFHAIGLLTAAEAEQFLGRPPDLTWEKLVQKYEKYSATHCRPNTHRENMRRARQLVDHLTRRGITPEVVTTEDTEDWKAERKRAGVSNRTVNIELNILWQLLDGAFEDGRNPARRVGKLDSAKMARLPRALTPEEDEAVMRLIWEDRGLLAGQLWWMYLLYRFGGLRRDEARLLPWVHVLEDRVLIQEVKLEEHELSRIDEFDQDTWRPKERDARAVPLPKWVMEELRTMPRTSRLVFSEHGRAFLPSTITRAFKRILKKVAPELTLHDLRHTYITEQMENGVPPARVQRLAGHKLLSTTERYTHIAIEARVRNLEQAYRSIPDREALVRTVGTGYPPTM; encoded by the coding sequence GTGGTGCTGCTTCGGGATGCCGAAAAGCTGGAAGCGCGGTCTCAGCGCGCCATCCTGGATCAAACAGATGTGCGGATGTTCCATGCGATTGGGCTGCTGACCGCCGCCGAGGCGGAGCAGTTCCTTGGACGCCCGCCGGATCTGACGTGGGAGAAGCTCGTGCAAAAGTACGAGAAGTACTCGGCGACACACTGCCGGCCGAACACGCACCGCGAGAACATGCGCAGGGCCCGGCAGCTCGTCGACCATCTCACCAGGCGTGGGATTACCCCGGAGGTTGTCACGACGGAGGATACTGAGGATTGGAAGGCCGAGCGCAAGAGGGCCGGAGTGTCAAACAGGACCGTGAATATCGAGTTGAACATTCTCTGGCAGTTGCTTGACGGGGCGTTTGAGGACGGCCGCAATCCCGCACGCAGGGTTGGGAAACTGGATTCCGCGAAGATGGCGCGGCTTCCGCGGGCCTTAACGCCTGAAGAGGATGAAGCGGTCATGCGTCTCATATGGGAAGACCGCGGACTCCTCGCTGGTCAGCTCTGGTGGATGTACCTGCTCTATCGGTTTGGCGGCCTAAGGCGAGATGAGGCTCGGTTGCTGCCTTGGGTTCACGTCTTGGAAGATCGCGTCCTGATTCAGGAAGTGAAGCTGGAAGAGCATGAGCTGTCCAGGATAGACGAGTTCGATCAAGACACATGGCGGCCGAAGGAGCGTGATGCCCGGGCTGTGCCGCTGCCGAAATGGGTGATGGAAGAACTTCGGACAATGCCAAGAACGAGCCGACTCGTGTTCTCGGAGCACGGTCGCGCATTCCTTCCAAGCACCATCACGCGGGCGTTCAAGCGAATCTTGAAGAAGGTTGCGCCTGAACTCACGCTCCACGACCTACGCCACACGTACATCACCGAGCAGATGGAAAACGGAGTGCCACCGGCCCGAGTGCAGAGATTGGCCGGACACAAGCTGCTTAGCACCACTGAACGCTACACCCATATAGCGATTGAAGCCAGGGTTCGGAATCTCGAGCAGGCGTACCGGTCAATTCCTGACCGCGAAGCGTTAGTGCGGACAGTCGGCACCGGATATCCTCCAACTATGTAG
- a CDS encoding helix-turn-helix domain-containing protein has product MRMLLAQEAAQMLRLPKARIYELVRQGRLPAVRVGRLVRIHEEELRVWIARGGAGRPRSPRR; this is encoded by the coding sequence ATGAGGATGCTGCTCGCGCAGGAAGCCGCACAGATGTTGCGCCTGCCCAAGGCCCGGATCTACGAACTGGTCCGCCAGGGGAGGCTCCCGGCCGTCCGCGTCGGTCGTTTGGTGAGGATTCACGAAGAGGAGCTGCGCGTTTGGATCGCCCGGGGGGGGGCAGGCCGACCCCGGAGCCCGAGGAGGTAA
- a CDS encoding sensor histidine kinase, translating into MFEGFLIDLARLANLDPVEMFHPTAGRRRRDGRPRVEVFRRARLITGGAGDAGGGDLMSGGVLRLFSFARYGFYLFLMISYATGWPPLPPGRLPLVMGLLLALALIGVVLGRGLRSRTVAQGLVAAEVVLIFAIGVLVQARGLFAILYFITVAEAVFAFARPMPVVAACYALLGVNLALATPAPFFWAVAGPLLGYAPGFAAFAGLSLLVAEHDRGRREIATLYRRLEEAHRELQRHAAQVEQLAVVRERARLAQEVHDTVAHALTGIIVQVDAAGRLMHEQPDRAADALGKAEAQARAGMEEVRRTVQALRPEALEAAGGLAAMRRLAQEFQDSTGITVALQTQGSPRPLPAAAEVVLYRALQEALTNAARHGQARRVEATVQYAGEDVELRVTDNGRGTNAFRPGVGLSGIAERAESLGGWARFDGRPREGFQVTVFVPAQTTEASSAQPPQPDPRGY; encoded by the coding sequence GTGTTTGAAGGATTCCTTATCGATCTGGCCCGCCTGGCGAACCTCGACCCTGTGGAGATGTTCCATCCCACAGCCGGCCGCAGGCGCCGGGATGGGAGACCGCGTGTCGAAGTCTTCCGCCGAGCCCGCCTCATCACGGGTGGGGCAGGCGATGCAGGAGGTGGCGATCTGATGTCAGGCGGCGTGCTGCGTCTCTTCTCGTTCGCACGGTATGGGTTCTATCTCTTCCTGATGATCTCATATGCTACGGGTTGGCCTCCGCTTCCCCCTGGCCGGCTGCCCCTGGTGATGGGTCTCCTCCTGGCGCTCGCGCTGATCGGTGTCGTGCTGGGCCGCGGCCTCCGGAGCCGGACCGTCGCCCAGGGGCTGGTTGCCGCGGAAGTGGTCCTGATCTTTGCGATCGGGGTGCTCGTCCAGGCCCGGGGGCTGTTTGCCATCCTGTACTTCATCACGGTGGCCGAGGCGGTCTTTGCGTTTGCCCGGCCGATGCCTGTAGTCGCGGCGTGTTATGCCCTGCTGGGGGTCAACCTGGCGCTGGCGACCCCGGCGCCGTTCTTCTGGGCGGTTGCCGGGCCGCTCTTGGGCTACGCGCCCGGGTTTGCGGCCTTTGCCGGCCTTAGCCTGCTGGTGGCGGAGCACGACCGGGGCCGCCGCGAGATCGCGACCCTCTACCGGCGCCTGGAAGAGGCGCACCGGGAGTTGCAGCGCCACGCCGCCCAGGTGGAGCAGCTCGCCGTCGTACGCGAGCGGGCTCGGCTGGCGCAGGAGGTCCACGATACGGTCGCCCACGCCCTCACGGGAATCATCGTCCAGGTGGATGCCGCCGGGCGCCTGATGCATGAGCAGCCGGACCGTGCAGCGGATGCCCTTGGCAAGGCTGAGGCGCAGGCCCGAGCGGGGATGGAGGAGGTCCGGCGCACAGTCCAGGCCCTGCGGCCTGAGGCTCTGGAGGCCGCTGGCGGCCTGGCGGCGATGCGGCGGCTGGCGCAGGAGTTTCAGGACAGCACCGGCATCACGGTGGCGCTGCAGACCCAAGGTTCACCCCGTCCCCTGCCTGCCGCAGCAGAGGTGGTGCTCTATCGCGCCCTGCAGGAGGCGCTCACCAACGCCGCCCGCCACGGGCAGGCCCGGCGGGTGGAGGCTACCGTCCAGTACGCCGGTGAGGATGTGGAGTTGCGCGTCACCGATAATGGGAGGGGGACCAACGCGTTCCGCCCTGGGGTCGGTCTCTCAGGCATCGCCGAGCGCGCCGAGAGCCTGGGCGGATGGGCCAGGTTCGACGGGCGGCCCAGGGAGGGGTTCCAGGTGACCGTGTTCGTGCCGGCGCAGACGACTGAGGCCTCGTCCGCCCAGCCGCCACAGCCAGATCCGAGGGGCTACTAA
- a CDS encoding response regulator transcription factor, with translation MVRERAVRTEPIRILIADDHTLMREGLQTILETQPDLRVVGLAATGAEAVAQVQALHPDLVLMDVRMPEMDGVEAARRISEIAPQVQVLMLSAFDDDVYVIEALKAGAVGYLLKDFPSEELIKAIRTVHHSQGILIPPAIAARVLGDLAKGGPRPEQASVAEMARSGVTTEGARLAEPLTPREEDILRLVARGRSNQEIAQALYLAEGTVKNYISRIYAKLPARDRAQAVLFAIERGLTEPSG, from the coding sequence ATGGTGCGCGAGCGTGCAGTCCGCACGGAGCCGATCCGCATCCTCATTGCCGACGACCATACCCTGATGCGGGAGGGGCTGCAGACCATCCTGGAGACCCAGCCGGACCTGCGCGTGGTGGGCCTGGCCGCCACCGGCGCAGAGGCCGTGGCGCAGGTCCAGGCTTTGCACCCCGACCTAGTACTGATGGACGTGCGGATGCCGGAGATGGATGGGGTCGAGGCCGCCCGGCGCATTAGCGAGATCGCCCCGCAGGTGCAGGTCCTCATGCTCTCGGCCTTTGATGATGACGTCTACGTCATCGAGGCGCTGAAGGCCGGAGCGGTCGGATACCTGCTGAAGGACTTCCCGTCCGAGGAGCTGATCAAGGCGATCCGGACCGTGCACCACAGCCAAGGCATCCTCATCCCTCCCGCCATCGCAGCCAGGGTGCTGGGTGATCTAGCCAAGGGGGGTCCTCGGCCCGAGCAGGCGAGCGTAGCCGAGATGGCGCGATCAGGGGTCACGACCGAAGGGGCCCGGCTGGCCGAGCCCCTCACGCCCCGCGAGGAAGACATCCTCCGCCTGGTGGCGCGGGGGCGGTCGAACCAGGAGATCGCTCAGGCCCTCTATCTGGCGGAGGGCACGGTCAAGAACTACATCAGCCGGATCTACGCGAAGCTCCCTGCCCGCGACCGCGCCCAGGCGGTGCTGTTCGCCATCGAGCGCGGGCTGACAGAGCCCTCCGGCTGA
- a CDS encoding Gfo/Idh/MocA family oxidoreductase — MIHSARLGVIGLGLMGERYGRILAALPACEVVAVADLDVSKAHTLAAQLGAESCSTDALIARPDVDAICVCTPEDTHAEIACAVLAARKDLLVEKPLARSSAEAHRIAAAAEASGRIAAVGHLLRFEPHYAAAYQRLQAGSIGAPLYAVAWRESTRASATRYVSRSSVRMHLMVHDIDLLRWFSGAEVLRIQAACPNAPSPGSGAGGAEAVTAILEFTNGMTATLVHSWALPSSTPSPLRTGVRVVGKKGEVGVDFSLPAVTVSDETGHTHLLTEYFTELPTAQLAGCLRSQIEHFVRCVAARTAPLVSVNDGLRAVEVAEGIQQAIEGQHHVTLSYA; from the coding sequence GTGATCCATTCTGCAAGACTAGGGGTCATCGGCCTCGGTCTGATGGGGGAACGGTACGGGCGGATTCTCGCCGCGCTCCCTGCCTGCGAAGTCGTCGCCGTCGCTGATCTCGACGTTTCCAAAGCGCACACCCTCGCCGCGCAGTTGGGTGCGGAAAGCTGTTCAACCGACGCGCTCATCGCCCGGCCCGACGTGGATGCGATCTGCGTGTGTACGCCTGAAGACACGCACGCGGAGATTGCCTGCGCGGTTCTGGCCGCCCGGAAGGACCTCCTCGTCGAGAAGCCACTGGCCAGATCGTCCGCCGAAGCGCACCGCATCGCCGCTGCGGCCGAGGCGTCCGGCAGGATCGCGGCCGTCGGGCACCTGCTCCGGTTCGAGCCCCACTATGCTGCGGCCTACCAGCGTCTCCAGGCCGGCAGCATCGGCGCGCCCCTGTATGCCGTTGCTTGGCGCGAGAGTACCCGCGCATCCGCCACCCGCTACGTCAGCCGGTCGTCCGTGCGGATGCACCTGATGGTACACGATATCGACCTGCTGCGGTGGTTTTCGGGCGCCGAAGTGCTCCGCATCCAGGCGGCCTGTCCCAATGCTCCCTCGCCGGGCTCCGGCGCAGGCGGGGCCGAAGCCGTCACCGCCATCCTCGAGTTCACCAACGGCATGACCGCGACGCTGGTGCACTCGTGGGCGCTGCCGTCGTCGACGCCTTCGCCGCTGCGCACCGGGGTGCGGGTGGTCGGCAAGAAAGGTGAAGTCGGCGTGGACTTTAGCCTGCCCGCAGTCACGGTCAGCGACGAGACGGGTCACACGCATCTATTGACCGAGTACTTCACCGAACTGCCGACGGCGCAACTCGCGGGCTGCCTGCGCTCACAGATCGAGCACTTCGTGCGCTGCGTCGCCGCACGGACCGCTCCGCTGGTTTCCGTGAACGACGGCCTGAGGGCCGTGGAGGTGGCGGAAGGGATCCAGCAGGCGATCGAAGGTCAGCACCACGTGACGCTGTCTTATGCGTGA
- a CDS encoding sugar ABC transporter substrate-binding protein: MRSWHVRTLAMGLVVLLVVLVAPLTKAAPTPVTLDFPSWMWSEPGVGEYFNDAIAEFERENFNVKIKKTTIPAGEWEDKIIITLASGQAPDVLKLFTNNVPFFMDRGLLEPLNRWFDNAPFKNKLIGVQKVAVRDGKVYGVVLTASPHGFQYNKKLLEAAGVTRVPTTPAELFEAARAIKARTGLFGYAFASDPADVLQAYISLMQWVIGNGSDFSRDGKPNCNDPKIVESLEWLKRLLDADLAPRGVTVSMFRRMFWEGQLGMIVDGPYTMTYIRDRNSQLYPSIGYGPVPFALRDAGSITGGAFYTIPRVAKNKEEAWKWIEFINRDKWQRRWLEELVQIPGTVVKPTEKFLKDNPWVNTMNEIAAKQKSGFGYAPSGFEKYGPEFRRIVIDHWAQVLAGRQAVKPAMDACQTALERWAATLPK, from the coding sequence ATGCGAAGTTGGCACGTCAGGACCCTTGCGATGGGGCTCGTCGTACTGCTGGTTGTCCTGGTCGCGCCGCTGACCAAGGCGGCGCCCACCCCCGTGACCTTGGACTTCCCGAGCTGGATGTGGTCTGAGCCGGGAGTCGGCGAGTACTTCAACGACGCGATCGCCGAGTTCGAACGTGAGAATTTCAACGTTAAGATCAAGAAGACGACCATTCCGGCCGGCGAGTGGGAAGACAAGATAATCATCACCCTAGCGTCCGGTCAGGCCCCCGACGTTCTCAAGCTCTTCACCAACAACGTGCCGTTCTTCATGGATCGGGGTTTGCTGGAGCCGCTCAACAGGTGGTTTGACAACGCACCGTTCAAGAACAAGCTCATCGGCGTGCAGAAGGTGGCTGTGCGGGACGGCAAGGTGTACGGGGTGGTACTGACGGCCTCTCCCCACGGTTTCCAGTACAACAAGAAGCTGCTCGAGGCGGCAGGTGTGACGCGGGTCCCGACGACGCCTGCGGAGTTGTTCGAGGCCGCCCGGGCCATCAAGGCCAGGACCGGGCTGTTCGGGTATGCGTTTGCCAGCGACCCGGCGGATGTGCTCCAGGCGTACATCTCGCTGATGCAGTGGGTTATCGGGAACGGATCCGACTTCTCAAGGGACGGGAAACCGAACTGCAACGATCCCAAGATCGTGGAGTCGCTGGAGTGGCTGAAGCGGTTGCTCGACGCCGATCTTGCGCCGCGGGGTGTCACCGTCTCCATGTTCCGGCGGATGTTCTGGGAAGGGCAGCTGGGTATGATTGTCGACGGTCCGTACACGATGACGTACATTCGTGACCGCAACTCGCAGCTCTACCCGTCGATCGGATACGGTCCGGTCCCGTTTGCGCTCCGTGACGCGGGGTCGATCACGGGCGGCGCCTTCTACACCATCCCACGGGTCGCCAAGAACAAGGAGGAGGCCTGGAAGTGGATCGAGTTCATCAACCGCGACAAGTGGCAGCGCCGCTGGCTGGAGGAGCTTGTCCAGATCCCCGGCACCGTGGTGAAGCCCACGGAGAAGTTCCTCAAGGACAACCCGTGGGTCAACACGATGAACGAGATTGCCGCGAAGCAGAAGTCAGGTTTCGGCTACGCGCCGTCGGGGTTTGAGAAGTACGGCCCTGAGTTCCGCCGGATCGTTATAGATCACTGGGCGCAGGTACTGGCCGGGCGGCAGGCGGTGAAGCCTGCGATGGATGCCTGCCAGACCGCGCTGGAAAGGTGGGCGGCGACGCTGCCGAAGTAG
- a CDS encoding sugar ABC transporter permease, with the protein MTASTRRLAFGLVAPAAILIGVVLFYPILHGVWMSLFDIPLLGPPPRYVGLSNFANLVMRDDFRHAFKVTLAYTAGTVVTAFGIGFLVAILLNAAIFARPIARTLLLLPWAIPEVVAVLVFAWMLDFQWGVLNYLLSLTGYFPPKIGWLLSPDLALYAVMAVTAWKDYPLAAVMILAGLQGIPQDLYEAARVDGATSFQEFRHITLPGLRPISAVVFLLLTLYSFKRVALIYIMTAGGPSRATETLSVLTYLEGFKFFRMGSAAAIGVAMLAVTLVFTLFYYRFTMAAESAT; encoded by the coding sequence ATGACCGCATCCACTCGACGCCTGGCCTTCGGGCTGGTTGCCCCGGCGGCGATTCTGATCGGCGTCGTGTTGTTCTATCCCATTCTTCACGGCGTCTGGATGAGTCTGTTCGACATCCCGCTGCTGGGGCCGCCGCCCAGGTATGTGGGGCTGTCGAACTTCGCGAACCTCGTGATGCGCGACGATTTCCGCCATGCGTTCAAGGTGACGCTGGCCTACACCGCCGGCACGGTGGTGACGGCGTTTGGCATCGGCTTCCTGGTGGCCATCCTGCTCAACGCGGCCATCTTCGCCCGGCCGATCGCGCGGACGCTACTGCTCCTGCCGTGGGCGATTCCGGAGGTTGTCGCGGTTCTCGTCTTTGCCTGGATGTTGGACTTCCAGTGGGGAGTCCTGAACTATCTGCTGTCGCTGACCGGGTACTTCCCGCCGAAGATCGGCTGGCTGTTGTCCCCGGACCTGGCGCTCTACGCGGTCATGGCGGTAACCGCGTGGAAAGACTACCCGCTCGCCGCGGTGATGATCCTGGCCGGCCTCCAGGGCATTCCGCAGGACCTCTATGAGGCGGCGCGGGTGGACGGCGCGACGTCGTTTCAGGAGTTCCGGCACATCACGCTGCCCGGGCTTCGGCCCATCTCGGCGGTCGTCTTCCTGCTGCTGACCCTCTACTCGTTCAAGCGCGTCGCCCTCATCTACATCATGACCGCCGGCGGGCCGAGTCGTGCCACCGAGACACTCTCGGTGTTGACCTATCTCGAGGGCTTCAAGTTCTTCCGCATGGGCAGCGCGGCGGCCATCGGCGTGGCCATGCTGGCGGTGACGCTGGTGTTCACGCTCTTCTACTACCGCTTCACCATGGCGGCGGAGAGCGCGACATGA
- a CDS encoding carbohydrate ABC transporter permease — translation MTGRRGYRAYRQGRMAAANLAVLVLIVVLLFPIYWMLISSLRGESQFSFPPKFLPTHPSATSYVQIFTQKPLGTWLLNSTMVSLASTMLSIAVSAPTAFVLSRFRSAALTSFSIAILATQMLPATLLVIPMYFLFRTLRLLDSLAGLVLVYTAFAIPLSVWILRGFFDTIPRDLEESAKIDGCTELTAFLRITLPLSLPGLAATGVFAFVLAWNDFFFAKTFINSQWKWVVPVGLSSLSGWYVLEWQQTMAASAVFALPPAIAFLFVQRYLVGGLTGGAVKG, via the coding sequence ATGACGGGCCGCCGCGGGTATCGCGCGTACCGGCAGGGCCGCATGGCCGCCGCCAATCTGGCGGTGCTGGTCCTGATCGTGGTGCTGCTCTTTCCGATCTACTGGATGCTGATCTCGTCGCTTCGAGGCGAAAGCCAGTTCTCGTTTCCCCCGAAGTTCCTGCCCACGCATCCGTCGGCGACGAGCTACGTTCAGATCTTCACGCAGAAGCCGCTGGGGACGTGGCTGCTGAACTCCACCATGGTTTCCCTGGCTTCGACAATGCTGTCCATCGCGGTGTCGGCGCCGACGGCGTTTGTCCTCTCGCGGTTTCGGAGCGCTGCGCTGACATCGTTCTCCATCGCGATCCTGGCCACGCAGATGCTGCCGGCCACGTTGCTGGTCATCCCGATGTACTTCCTCTTCCGCACCCTGCGGCTGCTGGACAGCCTCGCGGGGCTGGTGCTGGTCTACACGGCGTTCGCGATTCCCCTCTCGGTATGGATCCTGCGGGGATTCTTCGACACGATCCCTCGCGATCTCGAGGAGTCGGCTAAGATCGACGGCTGCACCGAATTGACCGCGTTCCTGCGGATCACGCTGCCGCTGTCGCTGCCGGGTCTGGCCGCGACCGGCGTGTTCGCCTTCGTGCTCGCGTGGAACGACTTCTTCTTCGCCAAGACGTTCATCAACAGCCAGTGGAAGTGGGTGGTGCCCGTTGGCCTAAGCTCGCTCTCAGGCTGGTACGTGCTCGAGTGGCAGCAAACCATGGCCGCCTCAGCCGTCTTTGCGCTTCCCCCGGCCATCGCATTTCTCTTCGTGCAGCGATATCTGGTTGGCGGGCTGACGGGCGGGGCAGTCAAAGGATAA
- a CDS encoding Gfo/Idh/MocA family oxidoreductase — MSVGVGIVGAGIFGRRHAQAYTGHPDARLLAICDIQRDRAEALAAQFGGAVYTDVALMLRHPGVDAVSVVTPDQSHREVAVAAARAGKHLLVEKPLATTVEDAQAIIDSARSNGVMLMVDFHNRWNPPFCAARDAIKAGQIGKVKYIYMRLHNAITVPAEMLRWSGGSSVVWFLGSHCLDLLRWLLEAEVERVSAVAGSGVLKEQGIDTDDYVVATLEFSGGQRATLENCWILPPGGPAIKDFKSEIIGERGAIYVDTSHNESLVIAHPEGIAYPDLFAAPVVAGRIDGFVMKSIWHFVECARDRRDPEVTGVDGLRVTEAGVAILRSAHEGVPLDIQRPAGHER; from the coding sequence ATGAGCGTTGGAGTGGGCATTGTCGGTGCAGGGATTTTCGGGCGGCGTCACGCGCAGGCGTATACCGGGCATCCGGACGCTAGGCTGCTGGCGATCTGTGACATCCAGCGTGACCGGGCAGAGGCCCTGGCCGCGCAGTTCGGAGGCGCGGTGTACACCGACGTGGCGTTGATGCTCCGGCATCCAGGTGTGGACGCCGTCTCGGTGGTCACGCCGGACCAGTCACACCGCGAGGTGGCGGTGGCGGCCGCCCGGGCCGGGAAGCACCTGCTCGTGGAGAAACCCCTCGCCACCACGGTTGAGGATGCGCAGGCCATCATCGACTCCGCGAGGAGCAACGGCGTCATGCTCATGGTGGACTTCCACAACCGGTGGAACCCGCCATTCTGCGCCGCGCGGGACGCGATCAAAGCCGGCCAGATCGGCAAGGTGAAGTACATCTACATGCGGCTGCACAACGCCATTACCGTGCCCGCGGAGATGCTCCGGTGGTCCGGCGGATCGAGCGTCGTCTGGTTCTTGGGCAGCCACTGCCTCGATCTGCTGCGATGGCTGCTGGAGGCCGAGGTCGAGCGCGTCTCCGCCGTGGCCGGCAGCGGTGTCCTGAAGGAACAGGGCATCGATACCGACGACTACGTGGTGGCGACCCTGGAGTTCTCCGGCGGCCAGAGGGCGACGCTGGAGAACTGCTGGATTCTCCCGCCCGGCGGGCCCGCGATCAAGGACTTCAAGAGCGAGATCATCGGCGAGCGGGGCGCCATCTATGTTGATACGTCACACAACGAGAGCCTGGTCATCGCCCATCCCGAGGGGATCGCCTACCCCGATCTCTTTGCCGCGCCCGTGGTGGCGGGACGCATCGATGGCTTCGTGATGAAGAGTATCTGGCATTTCGTGGAGTGCGCACGCGATCGCCGAGACCCCGAGGTTACGGGTGTCGATGGCCTGCGGGTGACCGAGGCCGGCGTGGCCATCTTGCGATCGGCTCACGAGGGAGTCCCACTCGACATACAGCGGCCTGCAGGCCATGAACGATGA
- a CDS encoding integrase core domain-containing protein has product MPYDGTIIPEAPDRLWGTDTTMAYTRDDGWVGAFVAIVHHTTEAWTTVAKRGDRFAATEPIYDAVRQRFGKVAPDVARGIALGHDWGPQYTSSHFQGALRWLGIEASPAFAGEPPCNGCAERFIRTLKEQCLWAQTYVDLDDLRTAVQAFVEHYNTQWLIERHGHKTPREAYAIATQVVAA; this is encoded by the coding sequence ATGCCGTACGACGGGACGATCATCCCCGAGGCGCCCGACCGCCTGTGGGGCACGGACACCACAATGGCCTACACCCGGGACGACGGCTGGGTGGGGGCGTTCGTGGCGATCGTTCACCATACCACCGAGGCCTGGACGACGGTGGCGAAGCGCGGCGATCGCTTTGCGGCCACCGAGCCGATCTACGATGCGGTGCGTCAACGGTTCGGGAAGGTCGCCCCCGACGTCGCCCGAGGGATCGCCCTGGGGCACGACTGGGGGCCGCAGTACACCTCAAGCCACTTCCAGGGCGCGCTGCGCTGGCTGGGGATCGAGGCGTCCCCGGCGTTCGCTGGGGAGCCCCCCTGCAACGGGTGTGCCGAGAGGTTCATCCGGACGCTTAAGGAGCAGTGCCTGTGGGCCCAGACGTACGTTGATCTCGACGACCTGCGCACGGCGGTCCAGGCCTTCGTCGAGCACTACAACACCCAGTGGCTCATCGAACGGCATGGGCACAAGACGCCGCGGGAGGCCTACGCGATCGCCACGCAGGTGGTGGCAGCATGA
- a CDS encoding transposase: MIGGGKGLQRAVHEVFGEQALVQRGTWHKRENVVAYLPQPLQPLWRAKLQWAYRLPTYAAAHAELQRLHQDLRPRNEDAARSLAEGLEETRTLHRVGLADRLGVSLNTTNGLESILAVVEQRVGKVDR, translated from the coding sequence GTGATCGGTGGCGGCAAGGGGCTGCAGCGGGCCGTCCACGAGGTCTTCGGGGAGCAGGCCCTCGTCCAACGGGGCACCTGGCACAAGCGCGAGAACGTCGTGGCCTATCTGCCCCAGCCCCTGCAGCCGCTGTGGCGGGCCAAGTTGCAGTGGGCCTACCGGCTGCCGACGTACGCCGCGGCCCACGCGGAGCTGCAGCGCCTGCACCAGGACCTGCGGCCCCGCAATGAAGACGCAGCCCGCAGTCTGGCCGAAGGGCTCGAGGAGACCCGCACGCTCCATCGGGTGGGCCTCGCCGATCGCCTGGGGGTGAGCCTGAACACGACCAACGGGCTCGAGTCTATCCTGGCCGTGGTGGAGCAGCGGGTGGGCAAAGTCGATCGCTGA